A section of the Apodemus sylvaticus chromosome 10, mApoSyl1.1, whole genome shotgun sequence genome encodes:
- the LOC127693432 gene encoding olfactory receptor 1361-like, which yields MGNINQSSVSEFLLLGLCRQPQQQQQLLFLLFLIMYLATVLGNLLIILAISTDSRLHTPMYFFLSNLSFVDVCFSSTTVPKVLANHILRIQTISFSGCLTQLYFLSVFADMDNFLLAVMAYDRFVAICHPLHYTTKMTHQLCALLVVESWVVSNLNALLHTLLMAQLSFCGDNIIPHFFCDATPLMKLSCSDTHLNELMILYVAGLVLLAPFVCILVSYIFIACAVLRVSSTGGKWKAFSTCGSHLAVVFLFYGTLITVYFNPSSSHSAGRDMAAAMMYTVVTPMLNPFIYSLRNRDMKGALRKVLTMNLHLPISVRKSHT from the coding sequence ATGGGCAACATCAACCAGTCGAGTGTCTCCGAGTTCCTCCTCCTGGGACTCTGCAggcagccccagcagcagcagcagctcctcttcctgctcttcctcatcATGTACCTGGCCACTGTCCTGGGAAACCTGCTCATCATCCTGGCCATCAGTACAGACTCCCGcctgcacacccccatgtacttcttcctcagcaacCTGTCCTTTGTGGATGTCTGCTTCTCCTCCACCACAGTTCCCAAGGTGCTGGCCAACCACATACTCAGGATTCAGACCATTTCCTTCTCTGGGTGTCTCACACAGCtgtattttctctctgtgtttgctGACATGGACAATTTCTTGCTGGctgtgatggcctatgaccgaTTTGTGGCCATATGCCACCCTTTACACTACACAACAAAGATGACCCATCAGCTCTGTGCCCTTCTTGTTGTTGAATCATGGGTGGTATCCAACCTGAATGCTCTGTTGCACACACTGCTCATGGCTCAACTCTCCTTCTGTGGGGACAATATCATCCCCCACTTCTTCTGTGATGCAACTCCTCTCATGAAACTCTCCTGCTCAGACACACATCTCAATGAGCTGATGATTCTTTATGTTGCAGGCCTGGTACTGTTAGCCCCATTTGTTTGCATCCTGGTGTCTTATATCTTTATTGCTTGTGCTGTCCTGAGGGTCTCATCCACAGGAGGAAAATGGAAAGCCTTCTCCACCTGTGGCTCCCACCTGGCTGTGGTCTTTCTCTTCTATGGCACCCTCATCACTGTGTATTTCAACCCCTCATCCTCTCACTCAGCTGGGAGGGACATGGCAGCTGCCATGATGTACACAGTGGTGACCCCCATGCTGAACCctttcatctacagcctgaggaacagggACATGAAAGGGGCTTTAAGGAAAGTGCTTACCATGAATCTCCATCTACCAATAAGTGTAAGAAAATCACATACATGA
- the LOC127693434 gene encoding olfactory receptor 1361-like has translation MEGTNLSSVSEFLLLGLSRQPQQQQQLLFLLFLIMYLATVLGNLLIILAISTDSRLHTPMYFFLSNLSSVDVCFSSTTVPKVLAIHILRNQAISFSGCLTQIYFICVFVEMDNFLLAVMAYDRFVAICHPLHYTTKMTHQLCVLLVVGSWVVANMNALLHTLLMARLSFCGDNVIPHFFCDVTPLLKLSCSDTHLNDLMILVVAGLIMLAPFVCILVSYILIACAVLSVSSTGGRWKAFSTCGSHLAVVCLFYGTIISLYFNPSSSHSPGRDMAAAMMYTVVTPMLNPFIYSLRNRDMKGALRKVLTMRFVSKQ, from the coding sequence ATGGAAGGCACCAACCTATCGAGTGTCTCTGAGTTCCTCCTTCTGGGACTCTCCAggcagccccagcagcagcagcagctcctcttcctgctcttcctcatcATGTACCTGGCCACTGTCCTGGGAAACCTGCTCATCATCCTGGCCATCAGCACAGACTCCCGcctgcacacccccatgtacttcttcctcagcaacCTGTCCTCTGTGGATGTCTGCTTCTCCTCCACCACTGTCCCCAAGGTGCTGGCCATTCACATACTCAGAAATCAAGCCATTTCCTTTTCTGGGTGTCTCACacagatttattttatctgtgtgtttgtggagatggacaatttcctgctggctgtgatggcctatgaccgctttGTGGCCATATGCCACCCTTTACACTACACAACAAAGATGACACATCAGCTCTGTGTCCTTCTTGTTGTTGGATCCTGGGTGGTAGCCAACATGAATGCTCTGTTGCACACACTGCTCATGGCTCGACTCTCCTTCTGTGGGGACAATGTGATTCCCCACTTCTTCTGTGATGTGACTCCCCTGTTGAAACTCTCCTGCTCAGACACACATCTCAATGACCTGATGATTCTGGTTGTTGCAGGGCTGATAATGTTAGCCCCATTTGTTTGCATCCTTGTTTCTTATATCCTTATTGCTTGTGCTGTCCTGAGTGTCTCATCCACAGGAGGAAGATGGAAAGCCTTCTCCACCTGTGGCTCCCACCTGGCTGTGGTCTGCCTCTTCTATGGCACCATCATATCCCTGTATTTCAACCCCTCATCCTCTCACTCACCTGGGAGGGACATGGCAGCTGCCATGATGTACACAGTGGTGACCCCCATGCTGAACCctttcatctacagcctgaggaacagggACATGAAAGGGGCTTTAAGGAAAGTTCTCACCATGAGATTTGTATCTAAGCAGTAA